The following coding sequences lie in one Leptospira neocaledonica genomic window:
- the tsf gene encoding translation elongation factor Ts, with translation MSASTTDLIKELRDRTGAGLMDCKKALQENNNDLDKSADWLREKGIAKASKKAGRVTKEGRNISYIHGDGKIGVLLELNSETDFVARNEAFEALGKEICLQIAAMAPLYVSEEQVPAEDIERETKVLEAQLKEEGKKPEQIEKIIPGKIKKYYSEVCLLNQAFIKDNAKTVDDLVKESIAKFGENIIVARFARFQVGGA, from the coding sequence ATGTCAGCATCTACTACCGACCTTATTAAGGAATTAAGAGACCGCACCGGTGCGGGATTGATGGATTGTAAAAAAGCTCTTCAAGAGAATAATAACGATCTAGACAAATCTGCAGATTGGTTGCGTGAAAAAGGGATCGCTAAGGCTTCTAAAAAAGCAGGACGCGTGACCAAAGAAGGAAGAAATATTTCCTATATCCACGGAGACGGAAAGATCGGAGTTCTACTCGAGCTCAACTCTGAGACTGACTTCGTTGCACGTAACGAGGCTTTCGAAGCTCTCGGAAAAGAGATATGTCTGCAAATCGCAGCTATGGCTCCACTATACGTAAGCGAAGAGCAAGTTCCTGCAGAAGACATCGAGCGTGAAACTAAGGTTCTCGAAGCTCAATTGAAAGAAGAAGGTAAAAAACCAGAGCAGATCGAAAAGATCATCCCTGGAAAAATCAAAAAGTATTACTCCGAAGTATGCCTTTTGAACCAAGCCTTCATCAAGGATAACGCTAAAACCGTTGACGATCTGGTTAAGGAATCCATCGCGAAATTCGGTGAAAATATCATCGTAGCTCGTTTTGCTCGTTTCCAGGTAGGCGGCGCGTAA
- the rpsB gene encoding 30S ribosomal protein S2: protein MSVISMKNLLETGVHFGHQTRKWNPKMAPYVFTARNGIHIIDLQKTVQKAKEAYDALKKVTSEGKKVLFVGTKKQARGAIEREALRCSMFFINNRWPGGLLTNWNTVKKSIARLKKLEGMETDNSFEKEVKTKKEILSLRRELDKLRKTLGGIKDMNSIPEVLFVIDPKKEEIAVKEARKLGLKIFAVVDTNCDPELIDYPIPGNDDAIRAISLFLETMSNAVIEGTGGVVEQPRFSEDLDSEALALEYQGEYDESGKFIMDEDPVSPKKEDAAATPAPAATEPAATIEIDKGE from the coding sequence ATGTCAGTAATTTCCATGAAGAATTTACTGGAGACCGGAGTACATTTCGGTCACCAGACAAGAAAATGGAATCCGAAAATGGCTCCCTATGTCTTCACTGCAAGAAACGGGATCCATATCATCGACCTTCAAAAAACCGTTCAAAAGGCTAAAGAAGCTTACGACGCATTGAAGAAGGTTACTTCCGAAGGAAAAAAAGTCCTATTCGTAGGAACTAAAAAGCAAGCTAGAGGAGCGATCGAAAGAGAAGCACTCCGTTGCAGTATGTTCTTCATCAATAACCGCTGGCCGGGCGGACTTTTAACCAACTGGAACACAGTTAAAAAATCCATCGCTCGTTTGAAAAAACTAGAGGGAATGGAAACGGATAATAGCTTCGAAAAAGAAGTTAAAACTAAAAAAGAAATTCTATCTCTTCGTAGAGAATTAGATAAACTCCGCAAAACTTTGGGCGGGATCAAGGACATGAATAGCATTCCTGAAGTTCTTTTCGTGATCGATCCTAAGAAAGAAGAGATCGCAGTAAAAGAAGCTCGTAAACTTGGTCTTAAAATTTTCGCAGTGGTGGATACCAACTGTGATCCTGAGTTGATCGACTATCCAATCCCAGGCAACGACGATGCGATCCGCGCGATCTCCTTATTCCTCGAAACCATGTCTAACGCGGTAATCGAAGGAACTGGAGGAGTTGTAGAACAACCTCGCTTCAGCGAAGATCTGGATTCGGAAGCACTTGCTCTGGAATATCAGGGTGAATACGACGAAAGTGGTAAGTTCATCATGGACGAGGATCCTGTCAGCCCTAAGAAAGAAGACGCTGCTGCTACTCCTGCTCCTGCCGCAACTGAGCCTGCTGCCACTATTGAAATCGATAAAGGCGAGTAA